The genomic window AGCCAGATTTCCCCGTTACCATCGCGGAAAAGCCGCGGCGGCAGCATAGGTACAACAATGATTCTGTGGTGGAACAGGTTTCGCGTTCAGTGCTGGCGGGCCGCCCTGTTGGGGGCTCGATGAACGACGAGTCCGACAGACGATCTCTTCCCCTGATCGCGTTCATCACCGGTGACGATCCGCCGCAGATCACCCCCGCGCCGCTCAGTCGGACGTGGATGTCCGAAATACGGCAAGGCGGCCCGCATCGATGCCTGCCGATGCTCATTGCCAATCAGAGTGGTTGGGTGGTGCGCAATCCGTGCGGATTCACCGCTACGTGGATCGGGCGAGACGACCGCATGGACGTGTTGATTACACCCGACCGGCGCGTCGGCGCCCAGTTCTTGCCGTCCAGCCACTTCGGCCACGGCATCCTGACCTGGCACCTGCCGATGCTGTTTCGCACCCCGCCGGGTTACAACCTGCTGGTGCGTGGGCCGGCGAATCATCCGAAAGACGCCGCGTCCGCGCTGGAGGGGGTAGTTGAAACCGACTGGTCCAGCATGGGTTTCAGCATGAATTGGAAACTCACTCGCCGACTGATGCCAGTGCGATTCGAGGTTGACG from Mycobacterium shigaense includes these protein-coding regions:
- a CDS encoding DUF6065 family protein, whose protein sequence is MNDESDRRSLPLIAFITGDDPPQITPAPLSRTWMSEIRQGGPHRCLPMLIANQSGWVVRNPCGFTATWIGRDDRMDVLITPDRRVGAQFLPSSHFGHGILTWHLPMLFRTPPGYNLLVRGPANHPKDAASALEGVVETDWSSMGFSMNWKLTRRLMPVRFEVDEPICMIVPQRRAELEAFAPELTRIESDHELHRKHEVFLHSREEAWQAQLAAPSTAPVSWQGDYMRGRHPDGEAGTDDHQTRRHLRAFVRRDGRRP